The following proteins are encoded in a genomic region of Clostridium kluyveri:
- the hisG gene encoding ATP phosphoribosyltransferase, whose protein sequence is MDGERKIKIALTKGRIEKEAVKIFERAGVDCSEVINKGRKLIFHNMESNIDFVLVKAPDVLTYVEHGVVDVGIVGKDTLLEQDKNFYEVLDLGFGKCKFSLAGLKNSDFYSGYNRKKIATKYPNVARSYFRKLGQDVEIIKIEGSVELAPILGLADAIVDIVETGSTLKENGLVVYKDICSISARMVVNMASMKMKKEEIEKIINKVQVQINEMEKAAR, encoded by the coding sequence ATGGATGGTGAAAGAAAAATCAAAATAGCTCTAACTAAGGGAAGAATAGAAAAAGAAGCTGTAAAGATATTTGAAAGAGCTGGTGTAGATTGCAGTGAAGTTATAAATAAGGGGAGAAAACTTATTTTTCACAATATGGAAAGCAATATAGATTTTGTATTGGTGAAAGCTCCTGATGTACTCACTTATGTGGAGCATGGTGTAGTGGATGTGGGAATAGTTGGAAAAGATACTTTGCTTGAGCAGGATAAAAACTTTTATGAAGTGTTGGATTTGGGATTTGGAAAATGTAAATTTTCACTGGCTGGTCTTAAAAATTCTGATTTTTATTCAGGATATAACAGAAAAAAAATTGCCACTAAATATCCAAATGTAGCAAGGAGTTATTTTAGAAAGCTGGGGCAGGATGTGGAAATTATAAAAATAGAAGGATCTGTGGAACTTGCACCTATACTAGGGCTTGCAGATGCCATAGTAGATATAGTGGAAACAGGCAGTACCTTAAAAGAAAATGGTCTTGTTGTCTATAAAGATATATGCAGCATAAGTGCGAGGATGGTAGTTAATATGGCCAGTATGAAAATGAAAAAAGAAGAGATAGAAAAAATAATAAATAAGGTGCAAGTGCAGATAAATGAAATGGAAAAAGCTGCAAGGTAG
- the hisH gene encoding imidazole glycerol phosphate synthase subunit HisH: MISIIDYGMGNLKSVKKALKYIGEEAQITSDKDYIENSQGVILPGVGAFPEAMKNLRSKKLDVAIKNAVEKGIPLLGICLGMQLLFDTGEEIENCEGLGLIPGNVTKLYGNIKIPHMGWNSLNLKRECALLEYIPENSYVYFVHSFYADMKYEENLNACSVYGIEVPAVVSNGKVYGTQFHPEKSGDVGIKMLKNFVALLNK; this comes from the coding sequence TTGATTTCTATTATAGATTACGGAATGGGAAATTTAAAAAGTGTAAAAAAAGCATTAAAATATATAGGGGAAGAAGCCCAAATAACTTCAGATAAGGATTATATAGAGAATAGTCAGGGAGTGATACTGCCGGGAGTAGGTGCTTTTCCTGAAGCTATGAAAAACCTAAGAAGCAAGAAACTGGATGTAGCTATAAAAAATGCTGTGGAAAAAGGGATACCGCTGCTTGGTATATGCCTTGGAATGCAGCTTTTATTTGACACTGGAGAAGAAATAGAAAACTGCGAGGGATTAGGTCTTATACCGGGAAATGTAACTAAGCTTTATGGAAATATAAAAATACCTCACATGGGGTGGAACAGTTTGAATTTAAAAAGGGAATGTGCCCTGCTGGAGTATATTCCGGAAAATAGTTATGTGTATTTTGTACACTCTTTTTATGCAGATATGAAATATGAAGAAAATTTAAACGCCTGCAGTGTTTATGGAATTGAGGTGCCTGCAGTTGTAAGTAATGGAAAAGTGTATGGAACACAATTTCATCCCGAAAAAAGTGGGGATGTAGGTATAAAGATGTTAAAGAATTTTGTAGCACTTTTAAATAAATAA
- the hisB gene encoding imidazoleglycerol-phosphate dehydratase HisB: MRIGEISRKTYETDIKVKIDLDGRGKYNIDTGIGFFNHMLCMIAKHGIMNMDIYAKGDLDVDFHHTVEDVGICIGKSIKRALGDKGGIRRYGTFFIPMDESLSMCSVDLSGRPFLVFQGELKNSKVGEMDTELIEEFFRALAFNAEMTLHIKVFYGKNTHHIIESVFKSFAHALREAVSIDEKIEGSLSTKGMI, from the coding sequence TTGAGAATAGGAGAAATTTCAAGAAAAACCTATGAAACGGATATAAAAGTGAAAATAGATTTAGATGGCAGGGGAAAATATAATATTGATACAGGTATAGGATTTTTTAATCACATGCTTTGTATGATAGCAAAGCATGGAATTATGAATATGGATATATATGCAAAAGGGGATTTAGATGTAGATTTTCATCACACCGTAGAGGATGTGGGAATATGTATTGGAAAATCCATAAAAAGGGCACTAGGAGATAAAGGGGGTATAAGAAGATATGGAACTTTTTTTATACCTATGGATGAAAGTTTGTCTATGTGCTCTGTAGATTTAAGTGGAAGACCCTTTTTAGTTTTTCAGGGAGAATTAAAAAACTCCAAGGTAGGAGAAATGGATACAGAGCTTATAGAGGAATTTTTTAGAGCACTTGCTTTTAATGCTGAAATGACTCTTCATATAAAGGTTTTTTACGGTAAAAATACTCATCACATTATAGAATCTGTTTTTAAATCTTTTGCCCATGCTTTAAGAGAGGCAGTATCCATAGATGAAAAAATAGAAGGTAGCTTGTCTACCAAGGGAATGATTTAA
- the hisD gene encoding histidinol dehydrogenase, which translates to MKEEIISIIKANTKEGKKYFHDLRNKEEETHNNVILEVNEILEQVKKKGDTSLIKYTNRFDSYNVTKENMLVTQSETEDAYKLVEDEFIEALKTASENIMFFHQKQRRNSWITTKEDGIILGQQIRPLEKVGIYVPGGTAAYPSSVLMNTIPAKVAGVEEIIMVTPPMKDGTINPSILVAADIAGVDKIYKVGGAQAVGALAFGTESINKVDKIVGPGNVFVAMAKKSVYGYVDIDMIAGPSEILIIADEGAKAPYLAADLMSQAEHDLMASSILITTSEDLAEEVKKELEKQIEHLERKDIIRKSLKDHGVIMLVESIEQALDISNKIAPEHLEVCIKDPFMVLGDIKNAGSIFLGDFSPEPLGDYMAGPNHVLPTSGTARFFSPLSVDDFIKKSSFTHYSEKALLKIGDKIVKLAQGEGLTAHANSIMVRNKA; encoded by the coding sequence ATGAAAGAGGAAATCATAAGTATTATAAAAGCAAATACAAAAGAGGGAAAAAAATATTTTCATGACCTTAGAAATAAGGAGGAAGAAACACATAATAATGTGATTTTAGAAGTAAATGAAATACTTGAGCAGGTTAAGAAAAAAGGAGACACCTCACTTATAAAATATACTAATAGGTTTGACAGCTATAATGTGACAAAGGAGAATATGCTGGTAACCCAAAGCGAAACAGAAGATGCTTATAAATTAGTAGAAGATGAGTTTATAGAAGCGTTAAAAACAGCTTCTGAAAATATAATGTTTTTTCACCAAAAACAGAGAAGAAATTCCTGGATAACTACAAAAGAAGATGGAATAATACTTGGACAGCAAATAAGACCTTTGGAAAAGGTAGGCATATATGTACCTGGAGGAACGGCGGCATATCCATCTTCCGTACTTATGAATACTATTCCAGCCAAGGTAGCTGGAGTAGAAGAAATTATAATGGTGACACCTCCTATGAAAGATGGAACTATAAATCCTAGTATTTTGGTGGCTGCAGATATAGCAGGAGTAGACAAGATATATAAAGTGGGAGGAGCTCAGGCTGTAGGTGCACTGGCTTTTGGTACTGAGAGTATTAATAAGGTGGACAAAATAGTGGGGCCAGGAAATGTATTTGTAGCTATGGCTAAAAAAAGTGTGTATGGTTATGTGGACATAGATATGATAGCAGGACCTAGTGAAATATTGATAATTGCAGATGAGGGGGCAAAGGCGCCCTATCTGGCAGCAGACTTAATGTCACAGGCAGAGCATGATCTAATGGCTTCCTCCATACTTATTACCACTTCTGAAGATTTAGCCGAAGAGGTGAAAAAAGAGCTTGAAAAACAGATAGAACACTTAGAAAGAAAAGATATAATAAGAAAATCCTTGAAAGATCATGGAGTTATAATGCTGGTAGAAAGTATAGAACAGGCTTTGGATATATCAAATAAAATAGCTCCAGAACATCTGGAAGTTTGCATAAAGGATCCTTTTATGGTACTTGGGGATATAAAAAATGCAGGTTCTATATTTTTAGGGGATTTCTCACCGGAACCTTTAGGGGATTATATGGCAGGCCCTAACCATGTGCTGCCTACCAGCGGTACTGCTAGATTTTTTTCTCCTTTATCTGTAGATGATTTTATAAAAAAATCTAGTTTTACACATTATTCAGAGAAGGCACTTTTAAAGATAGGAGATAAAATTGTAAAATTGGCACAAGGGGAAGGGCTTACTGCACATGCTAACTCCATAATGGTAAGGAATAAAGCTTAA
- the hisC gene encoding histidinol-phosphate transaminase — protein MIEKLFKRNLQNFVPYTVPKLDYEIKLDANESFLKLDDYMMGKILNKIKDVEFNRYPDAGAEKVCRAYSKYVGINRENIMAGNGSDELIQIIIAALVDKNENIMTVEPDFSMYGNYSEVGGGKALIFQLDEEFNLDVDKLIESVNVEKVKVLFLSNPNNPTGKVLKREQIFKILNGCNCAVVVDEAYVEFHEESIVDSIYEYENLIVLRTCSKAMASAAIRLGFLITNSFMLNEIKKAKPPFNVSSVTQAIGETVLKETEYIKKSLENIKNERSFLIDKLSAFKDFKLYPTCANFILIKFKDAEFVYKYLLKNKIVVRNYKQGRLKDFLRITVGSREENEAVINNLSKILK, from the coding sequence ATGATAGAGAAATTATTTAAACGAAATCTTCAAAATTTTGTACCCTATACTGTACCTAAATTGGATTATGAAATAAAATTGGATGCTAATGAGAGTTTTTTAAAACTAGATGATTATATGATGGGAAAAATATTAAATAAAATAAAAGATGTGGAGTTTAATAGGTATCCCGATGCCGGGGCAGAAAAAGTATGTAGGGCATATTCTAAATATGTTGGCATAAACAGAGAAAATATAATGGCAGGAAATGGCTCAGATGAACTTATACAGATTATTATAGCTGCACTTGTAGATAAGAATGAAAATATAATGACTGTAGAACCTGATTTTTCTATGTATGGAAATTATTCAGAAGTAGGTGGAGGGAAGGCTTTAATTTTTCAACTGGATGAAGAGTTCAATTTGGATGTAGATAAGCTTATAGAAAGTGTAAATGTGGAGAAAGTGAAAGTATTATTCCTGTCAAATCCCAATAATCCTACAGGAAAAGTTTTAAAAAGAGAGCAGATATTTAAAATATTAAATGGATGTAATTGTGCAGTAGTTGTAGATGAGGCCTATGTTGAATTTCATGAAGAAAGTATAGTAGACAGCATATATGAATATGAAAACCTCATAGTACTTAGAACCTGTTCAAAGGCCATGGCTTCAGCTGCCATAAGATTGGGATTTTTAATTACCAATTCTTTTATGTTAAATGAAATAAAAAAAGCAAAACCTCCTTTTAATGTAAGTTCTGTAACTCAGGCCATAGGTGAAACTGTACTTAAGGAAACAGAATATATAAAAAAATCTCTAGAGAATATAAAGAATGAAAGAAGTTTTTTAATAGATAAATTAAGTGCTTTTAAAGATTTTAAATTATATCCTACCTGTGCAAATTTTATACTTATAAAATTTAAAGATGCAGAATTTGTGTATAAATATCTCCTTAAAAATAAAATAGTTGTTAGAAATTACAAACAGGGAAGACTTAAGGACTTTTTAAGAATAACCGTGGGAAGCAGAGAAGAAAATGAGGCTGTTATAAATAATTTAAGTAAAATACTAAAATAA